One part of the Stegostoma tigrinum isolate sSteTig4 chromosome 14, sSteTig4.hap1, whole genome shotgun sequence genome encodes these proteins:
- the LOC125457721 gene encoding extracellular calcium-sensing receptor-like, whose protein sequence is MQTMIFAIEEINRSKILLPNITLGYEIYDDCSTSAIAVKAALALVNGKQERIEYPECKGSSNVAAIIGCDISTSSIAAATTIGTFRIPMVSYFSTCSCLSDKQEYPAFFRTIPSDKYQSKLLAELVKTFDWNWIGTIRSNTDYGNFGMRTFIEEAQKHGICIAYSESFYRTDPTEKIRKIVHVMKEATTKVVVGFLHAGDMQVLIKEILRQNITGIQWIGSEGWVTEDSFSPEERGRFLIGAIGSTTRRTEIDGLRDYLVKIHPSRFPDSIFVKKFWETVFSCTLTNGDTAMTGNSTSKVRPCTGNEHLDGLENAYLPAIMDGSSYHVYKAVYAVAHALDDMISCEEGNGPFMNNTCAHVSSFEPWQLLHYLQSVNFTAQNGDVVHFDANGDPVPTYEIVNLQMNLKGSVEVINIGHYEGSAAEGQELVLNIGDVEWSATGKQIPRAICSEPCPPGTRKVSRKGQPICCFDCADCADGEISNITDSTECMKCPLEYWSNQHKDRCIPKKIEYLSFQEVLGSVLVALAFVGVCLALGTAAVFFRYRETPIVRANNSELSFLLLCALTLCFLCSLTFIGKPTGWSCMLRRTAFGIVFVLCISCILGKTILVVIAFKATLPNNNMRNWFGPMQQRLGVFGLTFLQGLICTIWLIVSPPYPVKNMTYYRDIIILECDMGSLKAFYFVSSYIGTLSTVCFLLAFLARKLPDNFNDAKYITFSMLIFCAVWITFIPAYVSSPGKYTVAVEVFAIWASSFGLLICIFAPKCYIILLKPENNTKKNVMGKGSSL, encoded by the exons ATGCAGACCATGATATTTGCTATTGAAGAAATAAACCGGAGTAAAATTCTACTTCCGAATATCACTCTGGGATATGAGATCTACGACGACTGTTCGACGTCTGCGATAGCAGTGAAAGCAGCGCTGGCTTTGGTTAATGGAAAGCAAGAACGGATTGAATATCCTGAATGTAAAGGTTCTTCCAACGTTGCAGCTATTATTGGCTGTGATATATCCACGTCCTCCATTGCAGCCGCAACGACAATTGGAACATTCAGAATCCCAATG GTTAGTTACTTCTCCACTTGCTCCTGTCTGAGCGACAAGCAGGAGTATCCGGCTTTCTTTCGAACGATACCAAGCGACAAATATCAGTCCAAACTTCTTGCTGAACTTGTGAAAACTTTTGACTGGAATTGGATTGGGACTATTAGAAGCAACACAGATTATGGGAATTTTGGAATGAGAACATTTATCGAAGAGGCCCAAAAACATGGGATTTGCATCGCGTACTCTGAATCATTTTACAGAACCGATCCCACTGAGAAAATCAGGAAAATTGTTCACGTAATGAAAGAGGCAACGACAAAAGTTGTGGTTGGATTTCTGCATGCCGGAGACATGCAAGTGTTAATTAAGGAAATTTTGCGCCAAAATATAACGGGAATACAATGGATTGGAAGTGAAGGTTGGGTGACAGAAGATAGTTTCTCACCTGAAGAAAGAGGAAGGTTTCTTATTGGGGCCATCGGTTCAACAACTCGTCGAACGGAAATAGACGGCCTCAGAGATTATCTTGTGAAAATTCACCCTTCCAGGTTTCCTGatagcatatttgtgaagaagtTTTGGGAAACTGTATTCTCGTGCACTTTAACAAACGGAGACACGGCAATGACTGGAAATTCTACAAGTAAAGTGCGGCCATGCACAGGGAATGAACATTTGGATGGGCTAGAAAATGCTTACCTCCCAGCGATAATGGACGGAAGTTCCTACCATGTGTATAAAGCGGTATATGCTGTCGCTCATGCTCTTGATGACATGATATCCTGTGAAGAAGGCAATGGCCCGTTTATGAATAATACCTGTGCTCATGTTTCAAGCTTTGAACCTTGGCAG CTGCTGCATTACCTACAGTCGGTAAATTTCACTGCTCAGAATGGGGATGTCGTGCATTTTGACGCAAATGGTGATCCAGTCCCAACGTATGAAATAGTAAATTTACAAATGAATTTGAAAGGATCAGTTGAAGTTATAAATATTGGACATTATGAAGGTTCAGCAGCGGAGGGGCAAGAACTTGTCCTGAACATTGGAGATGTCGAGTGGAGCGCCACTGGAAAGCAA ATCCCACGTGCCATTTGTTCAGAACCTTGTCCTCCAGGGACAAGAAAGGTCAGCAGGAAAGGTCAGCCTATATGTTGTTTCGACTGCGCAGACTGCGCCGATGGTGAGATCAGCAACATCACAG ATTCCACCGAGTGCATGAAGTGTCCTTTGGAATATTGGTCCAATCAGCACAAAGATCGATGCATTCCCAAAAAGATTGAATATCTTTCCTTCCAAGAGGTTCTCGGCTCCGTATTAGTGGCCCTTGCTTTCGTGGGAGTGTGTCTTGCACTGGGTACAGCTGCTGTATTCTTCCGGTATCGCGAAACCCCTATCGTTCGAGCAAACAATTCCGAGTTGAGCTTCCTACTTCTCTGCGCCCTAACGCTTTGCTTCCTGtgctcactcaccttcattgGGAAACCGACCGGATGGTCCTGCATGTTGCGGCGGACTGCGTTTGGAATTGTGTTTGTTCTGTGTATTTCCTGTATTTTGGGGAAAACCATTCTTGTTGTGATCGCTTTTAAAGCAACTCTTCCCAACAACAACATGAGGAACTGGTTTGGCCCGATGCAGCAACGGTTAGGAGTATTCGGCCTCACATTTCTTCAAGGTTTAATTTGCACGATCTGGCTCATTGTATCACCTCCATATCCAGTGAAAAACATGACCTATTACAGAGATATCATAATTTTAGAATGTGATATGGGATCTTTAAAAGCCTTTTATTTTGTGTCCAGCTACATTGGTACACTGtctactgtttgtttcctgctGGCTTTTCTGGCCCGGAAACTTCCTGACAATTTCAATGACGCGAAGTATATAACTTTCAGTATGCTGATCTTCTGTGCTGTTTGGATCACTTTTATTCCAGCTTATGTCAGTTCTCCTGGAAAATACACAGTGGCTGTCGAAGTGTTTGCTATTTGGGCGTCAAGCTTTGGTTTGCTTATTTGCATTTTCGCTCCGAAATGTTATATCATTTTACTGAAACCGGAGAATAACACAAAGAAAAATGTGATGGGCAAAGGCTCTTCACTGTAG